The genomic region ccccccccccccccccccccccccccccccccccccccccccccccccccccccccccccccccccccccccccccccccccccccccccccccccccccccccccccccccccccccccccccccccccccccccccccccccccccccccccccccccccccccccccccccccccccccccccccccccccccccccccccccccccccccccccccccccccccccccccccccccccccccccccccccccccccccccccccccccccccccccccccccccccccccccccccccccccccccccccccccccccccccccccccccccccccccccccccccccccccccccccccccccccccccccccccccccccccccccccccccccccccccccccccccccccccccccccccccccccccccccccccccccccccccccccccccccccccccccccccccccccccccccccccccccccccccccccccccccccccccccccccccccccccccccccccccccccccccccccccccccccccccccccccccccccccccccccccccccccccccccccccccccccccccccccccccccccccccccccccccccccccccccccccccccccccccccccccccccccccccccccccccccccccccccccccccccccccccccccccccccccccccccccccccccccccccccccccccccccccccccccccccccccccccccccccccccccccccccccccccccccccccccccccccccccccccccccccccccccccccccccccccccccccccccccccccccccccccccccccccccccccccccccccccccccccccccccccccccccccccccccccccccccccccccccccccccccccccccccccccccccccccccccccccccccccccccccccccccccccccccccccccccccccccccccccccccccccccccccccccccccccccccccccccccccccccccccccccccccccccccccccccccccccccccccccccccccccccccccccccccccccccccccccccccccccccccccccccccccccccccccccccccccccccccccccccccccccccccccccccccccccccccccccccccccccccccccccccccccccccccccccccccccccccccccccccccccccccccccccccccccccccccccccccccccccccccccccccccccaaacctgCCCCCCAAACccgcaccccaaatcctgcacctcaaatcctgcaccccaaacctgcaccTCAAAtctgcaccccaaacctgcaaCTCAAATCCTGCACCTCaaatcctgcaccccaaacctgcaccTCAAAtctgcaccccaaacctgcaaCTCAAATCCTGCACCTCaaatcctgcaccccaaacctgcaccTCAAAtctgcaccccaaacctgcaaCTCAAATCCTGCACCTCaaatcctgcaccccaaacctgcaccTCAAAtctgcaccccaaacctgcaaCTCAAATCCTGCACCTCaaatcctgcaccccaaacctgcaccTCAAAtctgcaccccaaacctgcaaCTCAAATCCTGCACCTCaaatcctgcaccccaaacctgcaccTCAAAtctgcaccccaaacctgcaaCTCaaatcctgcaccccaaatcctgcaccccaaattcTGCACCCCAAATCTagcccccaaaatcctgcaccGCAAATCTTGCACCCCAAAACCGCACCCCAAATCCCGCACCCCGaacctgcaccccaaatcccgcaCCCTGAACCACCCAACCAGCCCCCAAATCCTGGAACCCGAcacctgcaccccaaacccccagcctgaaccccaaaccctgcaggtgtgcccaggtgtgcccaggtgtgcccaggtgtgcccagctgtgcccaaatcctgtgcaggtgtgctcagctgtgcccagctatgcccaggtgtgcccagtTGTGCCCAAATCCTgttgtgcccaggtgtgcccaggtgtgcccagctgtgcccaaatcctgtgcaggtgtgctcagctgtgcccagctgtgcccagctgtgcccagttGTGCCCAAATCCTGTGCAggtgtgtccagctgtgcccagctgtgctctcacaCGCTCGGTACCACACCTGGTGCCCACAGGTGGTGACACGAGGGACGCACTGAggtcacctgtccctgtgcccccgGTGTCCCCGCAGGTGGGGCCGTGGGCAGGTCCCTGTGCCACTCAGTGCCACACctggtgacacaggggacacactCAGGTGTCACAtccccctccctgtgccctgtgtggAGGTGTCTGTGCCCACGGACAGGTGTCACACCAAATTCAGGTGTCTGTACCCAAATccaggtgacactcaggtgtcTGTACCCACACTCAGGTGTCACACTCAGGTGTCACATTCAGGTGTCTGTACCTGcactcaggtgacactcaggtgtcacaggtgacactcaggtgtcTGTACCCACACTCAGGTGTCacactcaggtgacactcaggtgttccctgtcctgcaggtgcGGGCTGCATGGAGGAGTCTGTACCTGCACTCAGGTGCCTGTACCCACACTCAGGTGCCTGTACCTGCACTCAGGTGTCACAGGTGGCACTCAGGTGTCCGTACCCACACTCAGGTGTCACAGACGACACTCAGGTGTCTCCTGTCCCCGCAGCTGCGGGCTGCATGGAAGTGTCTGTACCTGCACTCAGGTGTCTGTACCCACACTCAGGTGTCACACTCAGGTGTCACATTCAGGTGTCTGTACCTGcactcaggtgacactcaggtgtcACAGGTGGCACTCAGGTGTCCGTACCCACACTCAGGTGTCACAGACGACACTCAGGTGTCTCCTGTCCCCGCAGCTGCGGGCTGCATGGAAGTGTCTGTACCTGCACTCAGGTGTCTGTACCCACACTCAGGTGTCCATACCCACATTCAGGTGCCTGTACCTGCACTCAGGTGCCTGTACCCACACTGAGGTGTCACACTCAGGTGTCTGTGCCCACGCTCAGGTGccacaggtgacactcaggtgtccttgtccccaggtGCGGGCCGCATGGAGGTGCCTGTACCCACACTCAGGTGTCTGTACCCGCACTCAGGTGTCCGTACCTGCACTCAGGTGTCTGTACCCACACTCAGGTGTCTACCTCCACTCAGGTGTCTGTACCCACACTCAGGTGTTCCTACCCGCACTCAGGTGTCTGTACCTCCACTCAGGTGCCTGTACTCGcactcaggtgacactcaggtgtcCATGCCCTGTCCGCAGGTGCGGGCCGCGTGGAGGTGCCGCGCAGCGTGACGGCCGTGCTGGGGCAGGACGTGGTGCTGCCGTGCCGGTACCGCGcgcaggagcaggagcaggtggtGCAGGTGACGTGGCTGAAGCGCGGCGCGGGCGCGGCGCCCGCCGAGGTGGCGGTGCTGAACCCGCAGCACGGCGAGCACGTGCAGGAGGCGTTCGCGGCGGGGCGCCCGCCGAGGTGGCGGTGCTGAACCCGCAGCACGGCGAGCACGTGCAGGAGGCGTTCGCCGGCCGCGTCCTGCGCCACGGCCACGGCGACCTGGAGGACGGCGCCATCGTGCTGCGCAACGCCGTGCAGGGCGACGAGGGCGACTACGAGTGTCACCTGATCACCTTCCCCATGGGCAGCTTCGAGGGGCGGCTGACGCTCAGGGTGCTGGGTGAGCGCGGGGACgcggggacagggggacaggggccccccccccccccccccccccccccccccccccccccccccccccccccccccccccccccccccccccccccccccccccccccccccccccccccccccccccccccccccccccccccccccccccccccccccccccccccccccccccccccccccccccccccccccccccccccccccccccccccccccccccccccccccccccccccccccccccccccccccccccccccccccccccccccccccccccccccccccccgtacCTGCACTCAGGTGTCTGTACCCACACTCAGGTGTTCCTACCCGCACTCAGGTGTCTGTACCTCCACTCAGGTGCCTGTACTCGcactcaggtgacactcaggtgtcCATGCCCTGTCCGCAGGTGCGGGCCGCGTGGAGGTGCCGCGCAGCGTGACGGCCGTGCTGGGGCAGGACGTGGTGCTGCCGTGCCGGTACCGCGcgcaggagcaggagcaggtggtGCAGGTGACGTGGCTGAAGCGCGGCGCGGGCGCGGCGCCCGCCGAGGTGGCGGTGCTGAACCCGCAGCACGGCGAGCACGTGCAGGAGGCGTTCGCCGGCCGCGTCCTGCGCCACGGCCACGGCGACCTGGAGGACGGCGCCATCGTGCTGCGCAACGCCGTGCAGGGCGACGAGGGCGACTACGAGTGTCACCTGATCACCTTCCCCATGGGCAGCTTCGAGGGGCGGCTGACGCTCAGGGTGCTGGGTGAGCGCGGGGACgcggggacagggggacagggggacagggggacactggggacacggggatatgggacatggggacgtggggacacggggacgtggggacacggggatatGGGACACGGGGAtatgggacatggggacacggggacatggggacatggggacatgggatatggggacatggggatatggggacatggggacagggggacacggggatataggacacggggacatggggacaagGGGATAAGGGACATGGGGACGTGGTGACAtgaggacatggggacatggggacgtggggacatgaggacatggggacatggggacacggggacatggggacacggggatatggggacatggggacgtggggacatgaggcagggagcacagggacatgggggacacagggcaggggacatggggatggggatatggggacaaGGGGGACATGTGATATGGGGGACAGGGGGGTCATGGGAGACATGAGACGCAGGGGACATGAGGGACATGGGGATATGGGTGTATGGGCggcaggggacaagggacatgGGGGACATGAGACACAGGGCACGGGAGAGATTGGGGACATCGGGGACGCGGGGGACACGGAGGGTGtggtgggcactgggcacaTGTGGGACATGGAGGGCAAAGGGGACACAATGGGCGTTGGGGATGTGGGGACATCGGGGatgggggacattggggacataGAAGACACTGAGGACACGCAGTGCCTGGAGGGCACCGGGGACGCGATGGGCGCCGGGGATTAGGGGACATTGCGGATggggggacaccggggacatGGCACCATGCGCTCGGCCTCGGTCACCAGCGAGTTCTTCCTGGTGCCCGGGCGCAGCATGAACGGCAAGAGCCTCACCTGCGTGGTGGCGCACCCCGGGCTGCGCCACGAGAAGAGGATCACGCACCTGCTCAGCGTCGCCTGTGCGCCACCGGGCAGCGCCGGGGGGGCGGGCCCacgggggacactgggggcatGGGGTGTTCTGGGAGACGTGGGGGGcattggggacatggggggcATTGGGGACAGGGGAACGTGACGAGCACTGGGGACACGCAGGGCCTTGGGGACATGGAGAGCCttgagggacactggggacactggtgacattggggacactgggcaggTGGAGGGTGTTGGGGACGTGGGGGGCACGGCGGCGTTGGGAgtgtggggacacaggtgacactgggagatgctggcatggagggagctggggacacgGAGGGGGCACGGGGAGGATGAAGGACACGGCGGGGGGGACACCGTGGCCACggggggcacagcagggcagcgGGACTTTGTCCCCTGAGTGTCGCCTCGGTGTCCCCAGACCTGTCGGACGCGTCGGTGCTGGGCCACACGGCCGAgtggcaggaggggatggagggggcGGCGCTGACCtgcctggccccccccccccccccccccccccccccccccccccccccccccccccccccccccccccccccccccccccccccccccccccccccccccccccccccccccccccccccccccccccccccccccccccccccccccccccccccccccccccccccccccccccccccccccccccccccccccccccccccccccccccccccccccccccccccccccccccccccccccccccccccccccccccccccccccccccccccccccccccccccccccccccccccccccccccccccccccccccccccccccccccccccccccccccccccccccccccccccccccccccccccccccccccccccccccccccccccccccccccccccccccccccccccccccccccccccccccccccccccccccccccccccccccccccccccccccccccccccccccccccccccccccccccccccccccccccccccccccccccccccccccccccccccccgcggcgcTGACCTGCCTGGGGGACGGCAACCCCCCCCCGACCTACAACTGGACACGGTGAGGCCGCTGTCACCGCGTGTCACTGTGTGTCGCctcctgtcacctcctgtcacctccCCGTGGCCCCCTGCCCTGGGTCCCCTCGCCCGTGTCCCCAGAGCGCCGCTGTGTCCCCGCCAGGCTCTGGAGCGCGTCcgtgtccccgcggtgtccccgcggtgtccccgcggtgtcccctgccccagctctgtcccctccgtgtccccccggCCGTGTCCGTGTCCCTGCCAcgtccccctgtgtccccctgtccctgccacaTCCTCCCGCTCCCGCGCCGTGTCGCCCATGTCCTGCCCATGTCCCCGGCGTCCCTGTTGTGTCCCTTGTGTCCCTACAGTGTCCCCCACCCCTGCCGTGTCCCCgcccgtgtccctgtccctgctcgtgtccctgtccccgcccGTGTCCCTGCTTGTGCCACGtccccctgcccgtgtccccgctCTCTCTGCCCTGTCCCTTCCGTGTCCCCCCGTCACTGCCACATCTCCTCACCCCCCAAATCCTTCACCCGtgcccgtgtccctgtccctgcccgtgtccccctgtccctcccgGTGTCCTTTCCCGTGCCGGTGCCGGtggtgccggtgccggtgccggtgttGGTGTCGGTGTCGGTGCCGGTGCCGtggctgtgccccccccccccccccccccccccccccccccccccccccccccccccccccccccccccccccccccccccccccccccccccccccccccccccccccccccccccccccccccccccccccccccccccccccccccccccccccccccccccccccccccccccccccccccccccccccccccccccccccccccccccccccccccccccccccccccccccccccccccccccccccccccccccccccccccccccccccccccccccccccccccccccccccccccccccccccccccccccccccccccccccccccccccccccccccccccccccccccccccccccccccccccccccccccccccccccccccccccccccccccccccccccccccccccccccccccccccccccccccccccccccccccccccccccccccccccccccccccccccccccccccccccccccccccccccccccccccccccccccccccccccccccccccccccccccccccccccccccccccccccccccccccccccccccccccccccccccccccccccccccccccccccccccccccccccccccccccccccccccccccccccccccccccccccccccccccccccccccccccccccccccccccccccccccccccccccccccccccccccccccccccccccccccccccccccccccccccccccccccccccccccccccccccccccccccccccccccccccccccccccccccccccccccccccccccccccccccccccccccccccccccccccccccccccccccccccccccccccccccccccccccccccccccccccccccccccccccccccccccccccccccccccccccccccccccccccccccccccccccccccccccccccccccccccccccccccccccccccccccccccccccccccccccccccccccccccccccccccccccccccccccccccccccccccccccccccccccccccccccccccccccccccccccccccccccccccccccccccccccccccccccccccccccccccccccccccccccccccccccccccccccccccccccccccccccccccccccccccccccccccccccccccccccccccccccccccccccccccccccccccccccccccccccccccccccccccccccccccccccccccc from Ficedula albicollis isolate OC2 chromosome 25 unlocalized genomic scaffold, FicAlb1.5 N00422, whole genome shotgun sequence harbors:
- the NECTIN4 gene encoding nectin-4 → MGDTGSTGKSIEATGIENCEHWGCHGGVTGSPTGSTGSVHALSAGAGRVEVPRSVTAVLGQDVVLPCRYRAQEQEQVVQVTWLKRGAGAAPAEVAVLNPQHGEHVQEAFAGRVLRHGHGDLEDGAIVLRNAVQGDEGDYECHLITFPMGSFEGRLTLRVLGVHALSAGAGRVEVPRSVTAVLGQDVVLPCRYRAQEQEQVVQVTWLKRGAGAAPAEVAVLNPQHGEHVQEAFAGRVLRHGHGDLEDGAIVLRNAVQGDEGDYECHLITFPMGSFEGRLTLRVLDMRRRGHEGHGDMGVWAAGDKGHGGHETQGTGEIGDIGDAGDTEGVVGTGHMWDMEGKGDTMGVGDGTLRMGGHRGHGTMRSASVTSEFFLVPGRSMNGKSLTCVVAHPGLRHEKRITHLLSVAYLSDASVLGHTAEWQEGMEGAALTCLFGVPPDPVGCPPMFGVPPDPFGVPAEDPVRRVDLVSASVVVVGVIAAVLLCVLVIVVVVMTLYHKRKTQRISEKYCSLEETLQLRTESRQGSIRGDSLRGDSLRGDSLRGDSLRGTSICSAMPKEEEEEGGGGGDPIKQAMTHFVQENGMLQAKPSSNGIYINGRGHLV